A stretch of Henckelia pumila isolate YLH828 chromosome 4, ASM3356847v2, whole genome shotgun sequence DNA encodes these proteins:
- the LOC140866753 gene encoding root phototropism protein 3-like, translating to MWDAEPEPDRDHRNGVLSTSDAGVKIDGFVQKGQSWYVGTDIPSDLLVQIGDISFHLHKHPFITRSGKMNRAMYESRDRTINKIVLDDVPGGAESFDLAARFCYGIAVDLTANNISGLRCAAEYLEMTEDQEEGNLIFKTEAFLNYVVLSSWRDPIIALKSCEILSPWAENLQIVRRCSESIAWKACADPKGVKWQYTGRKRNETKDSSPSRNNQVPPDWWFEDVTILRIDHFVRVLTAIKVKGMRHELIGAAIMQYSAKWLPCSIQESPVSGSVSNGSSSNSNWKEGLHMIVSGSKDGIIAPSQQAKDDQKMILESLISIIPPQRDSVSCSFLLRMLQLANMSRVAPALVTDLEKRVGMQLEEGELVDLLIPSYYNKNETVYDVDLVPRILEHFLVQEQMESSSPNRGSVSDVKFFDSARQVSSSNAKTRVAKLVDSYLTEVSRDRNLSLTKFQVLAEALPESSRTCHDGLYRAVDSFLKAHPTMREHERKRLCRIMDCQKLSVDACMHAAQNERLPIRVVLQVLFSEQVKLSNAVANNVSKESAEANVHQPLISNRRTLLEGAPQSFQEDWATAKKDINTLKFELESFKGKYLELEKNMETLQRQFDKAKKGKQTSAWAAGWKKLSKLAKMTEHNEPRPHEEQTKKATRRWRNSVS from the exons ATGTGGGATGCAGAACCCGAACCCGATCGGGATCATCGAAACGGAGTCCTTTCGACAAGCGATGCAGGAGTCAAGATTGATGGTTTCGTGCAAAAAGGCCAGTCTtg GTACGTCGGAACTGATATTCCCAGTGATCTTTTGGTTCAGATTGGAGATATCAGTTTCCATTTACACAAG CATCCTTTCATTACAAGAAGTGGGAAAATGAACAGAGCCATGTATGAATCACGGGACAGGACGATAAACAAGATAGTTCTCGACGATGTTCCGGGAGGGGCAGAATCTTTTGACCTTGCAGCAAGGTTCTGCTATGGAATAGCTGTAGATTTAACGGCAAACAATATATCCGGCCTACGATGTGCGGCCGAGTACTTAGAAATGACAGAAGATCAAGAAGAAGGCAATCTCATATTCAAAACCGAAGCTTTTCTCAACTATGTGGTCCTATCTTCTTGGAGGGATCCAATAATAGCCTTGAAAAGTTGCGAAATCCTCTCCCCTTGGGCCGAAAACCTCCAGATTGTTCGAAGATGTAGCGAATCCATCGCGTGGAAAGCTTGTGCCGATCCTAAAGGTGTTAAATGGCAGTACACCGGCCGGAAACGGAACGAAACCAAAGATTCAAGCCCGAGTAGGAACAATCAAGTGCCACCTGATTGGTGGTTCGAGGACGTCACGATACTAAGGATCGATCATTTTGTTCGTGTCCTAACCGCGATTAAGGTAAAGGGAATGAGGCATGAGTTGATTGGAGCTGCTATAATGCAATACTCTGCCAAATGGCTGCCTTGTTCGATTCAAGAGAGCCCGGTTTCGGGGTCCGTCAGCAATGGCAGTAGCAGCAATAGCAACTGGAAAGAAGGGCTACACATGATAGTTTCGGGTTCGAAAGACGGTATAATAGCACCTAGTCAGCAGGCCAAGGATGATCAGAAAATGATTCTTGAAAGTCTGATAAGTATCATTCCACCACAGAGAGACAGTGTTTCGTGTAGCTTCCTTCTCAGGATGCTTCAGCTGGCGAACATGTCCAGAGTGGCTCCAGCATTGGTCACGGATCTGGAAAAGCGTGTCGGTATGCAGCTGGAAGAAGGGGAATTGGTCGATCTGCTGATACCTAGCTATTACAACAAGAACGAGACAGTGTACGATGTGGACCTGGTTCCGAGGATTTTGGAACATTTTCTGGTTCAAGAACAGATGGAAAGTTCGAGCCCGAATCGAGGTTCAGTTTCAGATGTGAAGTTTTTCGATTCGGCTCGACAAGTGAGTAGTTCCAACGCCAAGACGAGGGTCGCAAAGCTGGTGGACAGTTATCTTACGGAGGTCTCGAGAGACAGGAATCTGTCATTGACCAAATTCCAGGTCCTGGCCGAGGCCCTGCCCGAATCATCGCGAACTTGTCACGATGGATTGTACCGAGCAGTCGACTCCTTTCTTAAG GCACATCCGACCATGAGAGAGCACGAAAGGAAGAGGCTCTGCCGGATAATGGACTGCCAGAAACTCTCCGTCGACGCATGCATGCACGCCGCGCAGAACGAGAGACTCCCGATCAGAGTCGTCCTCCAAGTCCTCTTCTCTGAGCAAGTGAAACTAAGCAACGCTGTGGCCAACAATGTGTCGAAAGAATCCGCGGAAGCCAACGTGCACCAGCCCTTGATCTCCAACCGAAGAACACTACTCGAAGGCGCCCCACAGTCGTTTCAAGAGGACTGGGCGACCGCGAAAAAGGACATAAACACACTGAAATTTGAACTCGAAAGTTTTAAGGGCAAGTATCTTGAACTGGAGAAGAACATGGAGACGCTACAGAGGCAGTTCGATAAGGCGAAAAAAGGCAAGCAAACATCAGCTTGGGCTGCAGGGTGGAAGAAGCTGAGCAAGCTTGCTAAGATGACAGAACATAATGAGCCGAGGCCTCATGAAGAACAGACTAAAAAAGCGACACGAAGATGGCGGAATTCGGTTTCTTGA
- the LOC140860247 gene encoding serine/threonine-protein kinase PEPKR2 — MDCLGKKRKGVEISAECEKVSEEQTQLAILWSHLSLEDYSRRKKKCKEVVVSKIVDSCRSVVNGVATAPACGTSSLEHPGRGLKRKIGCIDSATRLGRKKKIDQDYEMAKTLGKGKFGSVVLCKSKATGEEFACKVLRKGEEIVHREVEIMQHLSGHPGVVTLKAVYEDVESFHLVMELCSGGRLLDQMAKFGLYSEQKAANIIKELMLAVRYCHEMGVVHRDIKPENILLTTSGQVKLADFGLAVRILDGQSLTGVVGSPAYVAPEVLVGDYSEKVDIWSAGILLHALLVGLLPFKGDSLETMFEAIKKEKLDFSGGIWETISQPARDLLSGMLTRSVSTRFTANEVLRHPWISFYTEPIINTLTLKTKIKNHSRSTSRHLTSDRLESERERIMSFNSLSDDSNPALASGSSTEIGEDDNGLVDVLAVAISHVRISEPKRSRICSPSRPIQQECSSNLKSSNLCTAF, encoded by the exons ATGGATTGTCTTGGGAAGAAGAGGAAAGGGGTCGAGATCTCAGCAGAATGTGAAAAAGTTTCGGAGGAACAAACACAATTGGCAATTCTTTGGTCACATTTGTCACTGGAAGATTATTCGAGAAGGAAAAAGAAGTGCAAGGAAGTAGTTGTTTCGAAAATTGTTGATTCATGTCGAAGTGTTGTTAATGGAGTCGCCACTGCTCCGGCATGCGGGACATCAAGTTTGGAACATCCAGGTAGAGGCCTTAAGAGGAAAATAGGATGCATTGATTCAGCAACTCGATTGGGTAGGAAGAAGAAGATAGATCAGGACTATGAAATGGCTAAAACATTAGGAAAGGGAAAGTTTGGGTCGGTGGTGTTGTGTAAGAGCAAGGCAACTGGGGAGGAGTTCGCTTGCAAGGTTTTGCGCAAAGGGGAGGAGATTGTGCATCGGGAAGTGGAGATAATGCAACATCTTTCGGGTCACCCGGGTGTTGTGACATTGAAAGCAGTGTATGAAGATGTCGAATCTTTCCATCTAGTAATGGAACTTTGCTCTGGGGGACGATTGCTTGATCAGATGGCTAAATTTGGCTTGTATTCTGAGCAGAAGGCTGCTAACATAATCAAGGAACTGATGCTGGCCGTGCGATACTGCCATGAGATGGGGGTTGTTCACAGGGACATAAAGCCTGAAAATATCCTTCTAACAACTTCTGGACAAGTGAAACTTGCGGACTTTGGTTTAGCGGTCAGAATTTTGGACG GTCAGAGCTTGACCGGTGTAGTTGGAAGTCCTGCCTATGTTGCTCCAGAAGTTCTTGTGGGTGATTACTCAGAGAAGGTTGATATCTGGAGTGCTGGCATCCTGCTTCACGCACTTTTGGTTGGTCTGCTGCCATTCAAAGGAGATTCCTTGGAAACTATGTTCGAGGCTATCAAGAAGGAAAAACTAGATTTTAGTGGTGGTATATGGGAAACAATATCTCAACCTGCTCGTGACCTGCTCTCTGGAATGTTAACTCGAAGTGTCTCGACGAGGTTTACTGCAAATGAAGTTTTAA GACATCCGTGGATTTCATTCTACACAGAACCAATTATTAACACCCTAACTCTCAAAACAAAGATAAAGAACCATTCAAGATCCACTTCGAGGCACCTGACATCTGATAGACTAGAGTCAGAGAGAGAACGAATAAtgtccttcaactctctcagtgaCGACTCTAATCCAGCCTTAGCTTCTGGTAGTTCTACTGAAATAGGTGAAGATGACAATGGCCTGGTTGACGTTCTAGCAGTGGCAATTTCACATGTTCGAATATCGGAGCCAAAAAGAAGCAGGATATGCAGCCCCTCGAGACCCATCCAGCAGGAGTGTTCCTCTAACTTGAAGAGTAGCAACCTCTGTACAGCATTTTGA